Proteins encoded by one window of Cystobacter ferrugineus:
- a CDS encoding thioredoxin domain-containing protein, producing MANRLEREPSPYLRQHASNPVDWYPWGEEAFARARAEDKPLLLSVGYSACHWCHVMAHESFEDEAIARLMNEGFINVKVDREERPDVDQLYQGVVQLMGQGGGWPLTVFLTPDLVPFFGGTYFPPKDRYGRPGFPKVLRALREAWETNRGELLSQAREFREGLGELALHGLDAAPAAMKPEDIVSMGLSLLRRMDGVNGGFGGAPKFPNPMNVALVLRAWRRAPEQDALKQAVLLTLEKMARGGVYDQLGGGFHRYSVDERWTVPHFEKMLYDNAQLLHLYAEAQQVEPRPLWRKVVEETVEYVRREMTDARGGFYATQDADTEGEEGRFFVWLPEQVREVLPPELAELALRHFRVTALGNFEHGRTVLEAAVPVEALAEELQRPVEEVASELSEARRRLFEARERRVKPGRDDKILAGWNGLMIHGLAFAGRVFNRADWVESARKAADFVLAELWDGQRLLRSYQEGQARIAGFLEDYGDLAAGLTALYQATFEPRYLEAAEALVRTAETLFWDEERGAYLTAPRAQGDLVVATYATFDNAFPSGASTLTEAQVALAALTSNKQYLELPERYVSRMGEQLRKNPMGYGHLALAADALVDGAPSVTFAGSRDAVEPLLAVSRTVYAPTFGFTWKEPEAPVPPSMRETFLGREPVGGRAAAYLCRDFACEPPLTDAGVLATRLTGPAAG from the coding sequence ATGGCCAACCGACTCGAGCGAGAGCCCTCTCCCTACCTGCGGCAGCACGCCTCCAACCCGGTGGACTGGTACCCCTGGGGGGAAGAGGCCTTCGCGCGGGCGCGAGCGGAGGACAAGCCCCTGCTCCTGTCGGTGGGCTACTCGGCCTGTCATTGGTGCCACGTCATGGCGCACGAGTCCTTCGAGGACGAGGCCATCGCCCGGTTGATGAACGAGGGCTTCATCAACGTGAAGGTGGACCGTGAGGAGCGGCCGGACGTGGATCAGCTCTACCAGGGCGTGGTGCAGTTGATGGGGCAGGGGGGCGGCTGGCCGCTGACGGTGTTCCTCACGCCGGACCTCGTGCCTTTCTTCGGCGGCACCTACTTCCCGCCGAAGGACCGGTATGGGCGGCCGGGCTTCCCCAAGGTGCTGCGGGCGCTGCGCGAGGCCTGGGAGACGAATCGTGGCGAGCTGCTGAGCCAGGCACGGGAGTTCCGCGAGGGACTGGGCGAGCTGGCCCTGCATGGGCTGGACGCGGCGCCAGCGGCGATGAAGCCAGAGGACATCGTGTCCATGGGCCTGTCCCTGTTGCGCCGGATGGACGGCGTGAACGGTGGCTTCGGCGGGGCGCCCAAGTTTCCCAACCCCATGAACGTGGCGCTGGTGCTCAGGGCGTGGCGGCGGGCCCCGGAACAGGACGCGCTGAAGCAGGCGGTGCTGCTGACGCTGGAGAAGATGGCGCGGGGCGGTGTCTATGATCAGCTCGGAGGGGGCTTTCACCGCTACTCCGTGGACGAACGGTGGACGGTGCCCCACTTCGAGAAGATGCTCTACGACAACGCGCAGCTCCTGCACCTGTACGCGGAGGCGCAGCAGGTGGAGCCGCGGCCACTGTGGCGCAAGGTGGTGGAGGAGACAGTGGAGTACGTGCGGCGGGAGATGACGGACGCGAGGGGCGGCTTCTACGCCACCCAGGACGCGGACACGGAGGGTGAGGAAGGCCGCTTCTTCGTCTGGCTTCCCGAGCAGGTGCGCGAGGTGTTGCCGCCGGAGCTGGCGGAGCTGGCGCTGCGCCATTTCCGCGTCACCGCGCTGGGCAACTTCGAGCATGGGCGCACGGTGCTGGAGGCCGCGGTGCCCGTGGAGGCCCTGGCCGAGGAGCTCCAGCGGCCGGTGGAGGAGGTGGCTTCGGAGCTGAGCGAGGCGCGGCGGCGGCTCTTCGAGGCGCGCGAGCGGCGGGTGAAGCCGGGCCGGGACGACAAGATCCTGGCGGGATGGAACGGGCTGATGATTCACGGGCTGGCGTTCGCGGGCCGCGTCTTCAACCGGGCCGACTGGGTGGAGAGCGCCCGGAAGGCGGCGGACTTCGTGCTGGCGGAGCTGTGGGACGGCCAGCGGCTCTTGCGCTCGTACCAGGAGGGGCAGGCGCGCATCGCGGGCTTCCTCGAGGACTACGGGGACCTGGCGGCGGGCCTCACCGCGCTCTACCAGGCGACCTTCGAGCCGCGCTACCTGGAGGCGGCCGAGGCCCTGGTGCGTACGGCCGAGACGCTCTTCTGGGATGAGGAGCGGGGAGCGTACCTGACGGCGCCGAGGGCGCAGGGCGACCTGGTGGTGGCCACCTACGCGACGTTCGACAACGCGTTTCCCTCGGGGGCGTCGACGCTGACGGAGGCGCAGGTGGCGCTCGCGGCGCTCACGTCCAACAAGCAGTACCTGGAGCTGCCCGAGCGCTACGTGTCCCGTATGGGCGAGCAGTTGCGCAAGAACCCGATGGGGTATGGGCATCTGGCGCTCGCGGCGGACGCGCTCGTGGATGGGGCGCCGAGCGTGACCTTCGCGGGATCGCGGGACGCGGTGGAGCCCCTGCTGGCGGTGTCCCGGACGGTCTACGCGCCCACGTTCGGCTTCACCTGGAAGGAGCCGGAGGCTCCCGTGCCGCCCTCGATGCGCGAGACCTTCCTGGGCCGGGAGCCGGTGGGCGGACGCGCCGCCGCGTACCTGTGCCGCGACTTCGCCTGCGAGCCGCCTCTCACGGATGCGGGGGTGCTCGCCACCCGGCTCACGGGCCCTGCTGCTGGATGA
- a CDS encoding RICIN domain-containing protein: MKGHLRIPRGAMALVVGLLAACGDRGDADQTPQYVPLHPQSGNGQGALAVGQYSLRSVHSNLCLEIAGGSTADGAPVQQTNCANVAHQHFEVLSSADGTYQLRAVHSGKPLDVRGNNQVSGEPLQQWNDNGGPNQRFTMTPAGGVYQLKASHSGKCLDVKDMSQAVGGLIHQWDCNGQPNQQWRLEAVTQPEPNPSAPPLELPLELLGDGSPSLPAISEASLHVDSSRLGAVSQLWWTCHRCAFFGAPEFEATSQPPTRIKASVRVLGGIGPEQADSIPWIDITDSNVKLADVERVQGGLTRGGFYTTRMSLALDATTRARLVAAPGANRIQFRFNGTDGESNGYRVLDLQLQDAQGNSLASNPVRFADIQAEKVAGQTWSADVTAGEALWYGQGKLLKSSIVRRNITAACSSCHASDGRDLQYFNYSNNAIVQRSRFHGLSEAQGRQIAAYIRYSQRNVPHVAQATPWNPPYQPGPGLDGKPIIEWAAGAGLGAVLETPTQAVQALFGKTPSSLSQADVDAVMNANATMNAREVAMPLQYPDWNAWLPTTHPLDVWPTGASSAGSFENGAQWSQSSRTHPKASAERIEAWLRAHKNPNGQYGDWSHLTPSERNEIQGYFSNFGWEAYRFLGGGRGNHIASSGEYGAQVGARLLAARASSATTGSDPASFTTNAFIERAVMSMLHWNVIKQWEWAHTHGLEGNQQWFIGDYDSATRTWRGRGEVRGWPFNTVSVFFLAPHMLYQADESSGKVTREWYLAWERSNIVGSYYRTNAWYQMQVSINPGAQGDWVNFSVDWPYLTGFDELLSQSVGTSTPAHANAAFLSDIRLLQARIKSAQYVNNDIPLYVPTQTNGLINNRGRFGRAQVLKHLAPTNFMDQATTQGTSRTPFSKLDQLQPGLYLKVLNGAINQFNVLYTDTNPADWRRCDPANTELGEPEPHAGFAFCVDQTRQPLAQPTPGNFVMNAVNGRVTAEQKQQYGVWKATQLGAEAQRIQKWRDWTSRIWP, translated from the coding sequence TTGAAAGGCCATCTCCGCATCCCGCGCGGGGCGATGGCGCTGGTCGTGGGCCTGTTGGCGGCGTGTGGAGACCGTGGCGACGCGGACCAGACGCCGCAGTACGTCCCGCTCCATCCCCAAAGCGGCAACGGTCAGGGGGCACTGGCCGTGGGCCAGTACAGCCTGCGTTCGGTGCACTCCAACCTGTGCCTGGAGATCGCCGGCGGCAGCACGGCCGATGGAGCCCCCGTCCAGCAAACCAACTGCGCCAACGTGGCGCATCAACACTTCGAAGTGCTGTCCTCGGCGGATGGCACCTACCAGTTGCGCGCCGTCCACAGTGGCAAGCCACTGGACGTGCGCGGGAACAACCAGGTCAGTGGCGAGCCGCTCCAGCAGTGGAACGACAACGGCGGGCCCAACCAACGCTTCACGATGACCCCGGCGGGCGGGGTCTACCAGCTCAAGGCCTCGCACAGCGGCAAGTGCCTGGACGTGAAGGACATGAGCCAGGCCGTGGGCGGGCTGATCCACCAGTGGGATTGCAACGGCCAGCCCAATCAGCAGTGGCGGCTGGAGGCCGTGACCCAACCGGAGCCCAACCCCTCCGCCCCTCCGCTCGAGTTGCCGCTCGAGCTCCTGGGCGATGGCTCCCCATCGCTCCCGGCGATCTCCGAGGCCAGCCTCCACGTGGACTCCAGCAGACTCGGCGCCGTGAGCCAGCTGTGGTGGACGTGCCACCGCTGCGCCTTCTTTGGCGCTCCCGAATTCGAAGCAACGAGCCAGCCGCCCACCCGGATCAAGGCCAGCGTGCGCGTGCTCGGAGGCATCGGCCCGGAGCAGGCGGACAGCATTCCCTGGATCGACATCACGGACTCCAACGTGAAGCTGGCCGATGTCGAACGTGTCCAGGGTGGACTGACCCGAGGCGGGTTCTACACCACGCGCATGAGCCTCGCGCTCGATGCCACCACCCGGGCGAGACTCGTGGCCGCGCCTGGAGCCAACCGCATCCAGTTCCGTTTCAACGGGACCGATGGCGAGTCCAATGGCTATCGCGTCCTCGACCTCCAGTTGCAGGACGCCCAGGGCAACAGCCTGGCCAGCAACCCCGTGCGGTTCGCCGACATCCAAGCCGAGAAGGTGGCCGGGCAGACGTGGAGTGCCGATGTCACGGCGGGCGAGGCGCTCTGGTATGGCCAGGGCAAGCTCCTCAAGAGCAGTATCGTCAGACGCAACATCACGGCCGCCTGCTCCTCCTGCCACGCGAGTGATGGGCGGGATCTCCAGTACTTCAACTACTCCAACAACGCCATCGTGCAGCGCTCGCGCTTCCACGGCCTGAGCGAGGCACAAGGCAGACAGATCGCCGCCTACATCCGCTACAGCCAGAGGAACGTCCCTCACGTGGCCCAGGCCACGCCGTGGAACCCGCCGTACCAGCCTGGCCCGGGGCTGGACGGCAAACCCATCATCGAATGGGCCGCCGGAGCGGGTCTGGGCGCGGTGCTCGAGACGCCCACCCAGGCCGTCCAGGCCCTCTTCGGCAAGACGCCGAGTTCCCTGAGTCAGGCCGACGTCGATGCCGTGATGAACGCCAACGCCACCATGAACGCGCGGGAAGTCGCCATGCCGTTGCAGTACCCCGACTGGAACGCCTGGCTGCCCACGACTCATCCGCTCGACGTGTGGCCCACGGGCGCCAGCAGCGCCGGTTCGTTCGAGAACGGAGCCCAGTGGTCGCAAAGCAGCCGCACCCATCCCAAGGCCAGTGCGGAGCGGATCGAGGCGTGGCTCAGAGCCCACAAGAATCCCAACGGACAGTATGGGGACTGGAGCCATCTGACCCCGAGCGAGCGCAACGAGATTCAGGGCTACTTCAGCAACTTTGGCTGGGAGGCCTACCGCTTCCTGGGCGGTGGCCGTGGCAACCACATCGCCAGCTCCGGCGAGTATGGCGCGCAGGTCGGTGCCCGCCTCCTGGCCGCGCGCGCCTCCAGTGCCACGACGGGCAGCGATCCGGCGTCCTTCACCACCAATGCCTTCATCGAGCGCGCCGTCATGAGCATGCTCCACTGGAACGTCATCAAGCAGTGGGAGTGGGCCCACACCCATGGGCTCGAAGGCAATCAGCAGTGGTTCATCGGCGACTACGACTCCGCCACCCGGACCTGGAGAGGCCGGGGTGAGGTGCGCGGCTGGCCCTTCAACACGGTGAGCGTGTTCTTCCTGGCTCCGCACATGCTCTACCAGGCCGACGAGTCTTCGGGGAAGGTCACCCGGGAGTGGTACCTGGCCTGGGAGCGCTCCAACATCGTGGGCTCGTACTACCGGACCAACGCCTGGTACCAGATGCAGGTCTCCATCAACCCGGGCGCTCAAGGCGATTGGGTGAACTTCTCGGTGGACTGGCCCTATCTGACCGGCTTCGATGAGCTCCTGTCACAGAGCGTGGGCACCTCGACGCCCGCGCACGCGAACGCGGCCTTCCTGAGCGACATCCGGCTGCTGCAGGCCCGCATCAAGTCGGCCCAGTACGTCAACAACGACATCCCGCTCTACGTGCCGACCCAGACGAACGGCCTCATCAACAACCGCGGACGCTTCGGCCGGGCACAGGTGCTGAAGCACCTGGCCCCCACCAACTTCATGGACCAGGCGACGACCCAGGGCACCAGCAGGACGCCCTTCAGCAAGCTCGATCAACTCCAACCGGGCCTGTACCTGAAGGTGCTCAATGGGGCGATCAACCAGTTCAATGTCCTGTACACCGACACGAATCCCGCGGACTGGCGGCGTTGCGATCCGGCCAACACGGAGCTGGGGGAGCCCGAGCCCCATGCCGGGTTCGCGTTCTGTGTGGACCAGACCCGCCAGCCCCTGGCGCAGCCAACACCGGGCAACTTCGTGATGAACGCGGTGAACGGACGGGTGACGGCCGAGCAGAAGCAGCAGTATGGCGTCTGGAAGGCCACGCAGTTGGGAGCCGAGGCACAGCGCATCCAGAAGTGGCGAGATTGGACCTCGCGCATCTGGCCTTGA
- a CDS encoding DMT family transporter — MENERVSRERRTHRPGLGRLIAWGVLASAFFSLSFVLNRAMSLSGGHWFWSASLRYAAMLLILGGWVGVRRGRDGLVEVARVFRSRPGFWLLSGGVGFGVFYAGICFAADHTPGWVLATTWQSTLLASPLVLRAFGLRVPLRGMFFMAMVLAGISLVNLQAWRGGLSTQQMVLGVVPVLVAAFAYPFGNQMLNAARHGTSTRIAPIPSPVLADAASCVLLMVLGSVPFWCGLGLVMRPPAPTSSQVMQTLVVALSSGVIATTLFLRARTAASDAYSIAAVDATQAGEVVFALLGEVLLLGAPLPEVGALAGLLLVISGLIGFTLGSPTGADVEPGAPEQGRANPG; from the coding sequence ATGGAGAACGAGCGGGTTTCCAGGGAGCGACGGACACACCGCCCCGGGCTGGGGCGGCTCATCGCGTGGGGGGTGTTGGCGTCCGCGTTCTTCAGCCTCTCGTTCGTGCTCAACCGCGCCATGAGCCTGTCCGGTGGGCACTGGTTCTGGAGCGCCAGCCTACGCTACGCCGCCATGCTGCTGATTCTCGGCGGCTGGGTGGGCGTGCGGAGGGGGCGTGACGGGCTGGTGGAGGTCGCCCGGGTCTTCCGCTCACGTCCCGGCTTCTGGCTGCTCTCCGGCGGAGTGGGCTTCGGCGTGTTCTACGCGGGCATCTGCTTCGCCGCCGATCACACCCCGGGATGGGTGCTCGCCACCACGTGGCAATCCACCCTGCTCGCCTCGCCCCTCGTCCTGCGGGCCTTCGGCTTGCGCGTTCCTCTTCGGGGCATGTTCTTCATGGCGATGGTGCTCGCCGGCATCAGCCTCGTCAACCTGCAGGCGTGGCGGGGCGGGCTGTCCACGCAGCAGATGGTGTTGGGGGTGGTCCCCGTGCTCGTGGCGGCCTTCGCCTACCCCTTCGGCAACCAGATGCTGAACGCGGCCCGTCATGGCACGAGTACGCGCATCGCACCCATCCCCTCGCCGGTCCTCGCGGACGCGGCCTCCTGTGTGCTGTTGATGGTGCTCGGCTCCGTTCCCTTCTGGTGCGGACTCGGCCTCGTCATGCGCCCGCCAGCGCCCACGTCCTCCCAGGTGATGCAGACGCTGGTCGTGGCGCTGTCCTCGGGGGTGATCGCCACCACGCTGTTCCTACGCGCCCGGACCGCGGCGAGTGACGCCTACAGCATCGCCGCCGTCGACGCGACCCAGGCGGGCGAGGTCGTCTTCGCCCTGCTCGGAGAGGTACTGCTGCTGGGAGCTCCACTGCCCGAGGTGGGCGCGCTGGCCGGGCTCCTCCTGGTCATCTCCGGGCTCATCGGTTTCACCCTGGGCAGCCCCACCGGAGCCGACGTCGAGCCGGGCGCCCCGGAGCAAGGAAGGGCCAACCCCGGGTGA
- a CDS encoding trans-sulfuration enzyme family protein: MTNKTTRTAQIGTFPVGRVEVPVLPAITATTVLFPDTASLAPIDPDSLRHSGRGPYENFYYGGVGTPTTEAFGQAVAALEGGSFAALAPSGQSALVATLSALLKQGDHVLIVDTVTYTTRWYIDQCLATAGVAVTYYPPDVSDLEPLLRPNTRVVFMESPGSMTFEVQDVAALCQTAARHGIVTVLDNTWAASRCFQPFAHGVDISVLSLTKYHAAPAGVSLGAVVTRTERLHALIKNQTALLGLHVSPDACARASLALATLDLRLNHQERTTRIVLEGFAGHPGIRALFHPSLPEAPGHAVWRRDFQGANSLVTIAFDGLDRPTVNTMVDRFRVVRIGYGWGGTLSLATIFEANEWRTVSRSAARGTCLRIYLGLEDPSDILADLRQALGRS; the protein is encoded by the coding sequence GTGACGAACAAGACCACCCGCACGGCGCAGATCGGCACGTTCCCCGTGGGACGCGTCGAGGTCCCCGTCCTGCCGGCCATCACCGCCACCACGGTGTTGTTCCCGGACACGGCGTCGCTCGCCCCGATCGATCCGGACTCGCTCCGCCACTCGGGGCGCGGCCCCTATGAGAACTTCTATTACGGAGGGGTGGGAACACCGACCACCGAGGCCTTCGGCCAGGCCGTGGCCGCGCTGGAGGGGGGCTCCTTCGCGGCGCTGGCGCCTTCGGGGCAGAGCGCGCTGGTCGCCACCCTGTCGGCGCTGCTGAAGCAGGGCGACCACGTCCTCATCGTCGATACGGTGACGTACACGACGCGCTGGTACATCGATCAGTGCCTCGCCACCGCCGGGGTCGCCGTCACCTACTACCCGCCGGACGTCAGCGACCTCGAACCCCTGTTGAGGCCCAATACCCGCGTGGTGTTCATGGAGTCTCCGGGCTCCATGACCTTCGAGGTGCAGGATGTCGCGGCCCTCTGCCAGACGGCCGCCCGCCACGGCATCGTGACGGTGCTCGACAACACCTGGGCGGCGTCGCGCTGCTTCCAGCCGTTCGCCCACGGGGTCGACATCTCGGTGCTCTCGCTGACCAAGTACCACGCGGCTCCGGCCGGCGTGTCCCTGGGCGCGGTGGTCACGCGGACGGAGCGCCTGCATGCCCTCATCAAGAACCAGACGGCCCTGCTCGGCCTGCACGTCAGTCCCGACGCCTGCGCGCGCGCCTCCCTGGCGCTGGCGACGTTGGATCTCCGGCTGAACCATCAGGAGCGCACCACCCGGATCGTCCTCGAGGGCTTCGCCGGGCATCCAGGCATCCGGGCGCTGTTCCACCCGTCCCTGCCGGAGGCACCCGGACATGCGGTGTGGCGGCGTGACTTCCAGGGCGCCAACAGCCTGGTGACGATCGCCTTCGATGGGCTCGATCGGCCCACGGTGAACACGATGGTGGATCGATTCCGGGTGGTCCGGATCGGTTATGGCTGGGGAGGCACGCTCAGTCTGGCGACCATCTTCGAGGCCAATGAGTGGCGGACCGTGTCGCGCTCCGCGGCTCGCGGGACGTGCCTGCGCATCTACCTCGGTCTGGAGGACCCTTCGGATATCCTCGCCGACCTGCGGCAGGCACTCGGGAGGAGCTAG
- a CDS encoding B12-binding domain/radical SAM domain-containing protein — protein sequence MSLRVIAVSAPDWIKGAKDSRALNSRDPASLFNACRYAAHRTFDPSSAWSSSNWAGTRAQRRAQTLLMYSLDDMPVFAEMLRRERPNLLLLGAMTLCLPGAVVCAALAKEILGDQVVVVLGGRHASESMYLEKHSARLPEHVRHHPSSPLRLMATGRIARVFDLVVAGDGEYLIASLGEAVAAAEAEGSTDLTRSLLDRLDARIPGGWIAGALEENTPRVLPSTGTRMDYGQMPSPSRMFGAIAGFDVFGGRVTAHAFSDTGRGCVYDCGFCSERSSVTGGLRDPASSSERLHRQLVEAVTVIHEDHPARGASAFVEDSVMLGGSPRLVDQFVDRLESEPLDIVFGAQLTIDQILTRRTQLARLAGVGLRYVFVGVETLVPEAIGGMSKDLGRKQAPWLSRIHRALEFLGEQGIHCGCAILFGLGETQERRMELLEALRTMRGVYGMPSPVSANWAVQHPLCGQDGGAGYEYIEWGTPEGPFLECFHRFGEASVRYPLPHVGPPRLEEVQEVTARLDTLEVPMKPGLPTLTEHYS from the coding sequence ATGTCTCTGAGAGTCATTGCCGTCTCCGCCCCGGACTGGATCAAGGGCGCGAAGGATTCCCGGGCGCTGAACAGCCGGGATCCCGCGAGCCTCTTCAATGCCTGCCGCTACGCGGCGCATCGCACGTTCGATCCATCGAGCGCCTGGTCGAGCAGCAATTGGGCCGGGACGCGCGCCCAGCGACGCGCCCAGACCCTCTTGATGTACTCGCTCGACGACATGCCCGTGTTCGCCGAGATGCTGCGGCGAGAGCGGCCCAACCTCCTCCTGCTCGGAGCCATGACACTGTGTCTGCCGGGCGCGGTGGTCTGCGCCGCGTTGGCCAAGGAGATCCTGGGAGATCAAGTCGTGGTGGTGCTGGGCGGCCGACATGCCAGCGAGTCGATGTACCTGGAGAAGCACTCCGCGCGGCTGCCGGAGCACGTGCGCCATCATCCCAGCTCTCCGCTGCGGCTCATGGCCACGGGGCGGATCGCGCGGGTGTTCGACCTGGTCGTGGCGGGAGACGGCGAATACCTCATCGCCTCCCTGGGAGAGGCCGTGGCCGCGGCCGAGGCCGAGGGAAGCACGGACCTGACGCGCTCGTTGCTGGATCGGCTCGACGCCCGGATTCCGGGAGGCTGGATCGCGGGTGCGCTGGAGGAGAACACCCCGCGTGTGCTGCCCAGCACCGGAACACGCATGGATTACGGCCAGATGCCTTCGCCCTCGCGGATGTTCGGCGCGATCGCCGGGTTCGATGTGTTCGGTGGGCGGGTGACGGCGCATGCCTTCAGCGACACCGGACGCGGCTGCGTCTATGACTGTGGGTTCTGCAGCGAGCGCAGCTCGGTGACGGGCGGGTTGAGGGATCCCGCGAGCTCCAGCGAACGGCTCCACCGTCAATTGGTGGAGGCCGTGACGGTCATCCACGAGGATCATCCGGCCCGGGGCGCCAGCGCGTTCGTGGAGGATTCCGTCATGCTGGGGGGAAGTCCCCGGCTGGTGGATCAGTTCGTGGACCGGCTGGAGTCCGAGCCGCTCGACATCGTCTTCGGTGCCCAATTGACCATCGATCAAATCCTCACCCGACGGACCCAGCTCGCACGGCTGGCGGGTGTGGGCCTGCGCTATGTGTTCGTCGGCGTGGAGACGCTGGTCCCCGAGGCCATCGGTGGCATGAGCAAGGATCTCGGCCGCAAGCAGGCCCCCTGGTTGTCGCGCATCCATCGGGCGCTGGAGTTCCTGGGCGAGCAGGGCATCCACTGTGGCTGCGCGATCCTGTTCGGCCTGGGGGAGACGCAGGAGCGCCGGATGGAACTGCTCGAAGCGCTGCGGACGATGCGCGGCGTGTATGGAATGCCCTCGCCGGTCAGCGCGAACTGGGCGGTGCAGCACCCGCTCTGTGGCCAGGACGGCGGCGCCGGGTACGAATACATCGAATGGGGAACGCCCGAGGGCCCCTTCCTCGAGTGTTTCCATCGCTTTGGTGAGGCCTCCGTGCGCTACCCCCTGCCCCATGTCGGCCCGCCACGGCTCGAGGAGGTGCAAGAGGTGACCGCGAGGCTCGACACCCTCGAGGTGCCCATGAAACCCGGCCTTCCCACCCTGACGGAACACTACTCGTGA
- a CDS encoding tetratricopeptide repeat protein — protein sequence MTPTKAGAQGTRPLPQTRPDELIRQCLSTLASEPKDVSSLVGLMQACSSLGAWEEVAYTARRVLAVVPTHPEAQAHLAMLQALEGDAKAVERLKSLASRAETGFHPRFDLGIVLDSLTDTAGAKAAFESARKVEPQNPRAHFELGKIALQEQDWATAVTRFQEAARLAPQSGAPCLLLARAHVGQGKLDLAVKAAVEAHEREPALVEPLEDLYSYLMVGEDLDHARKIVRELRRRAPSNTDYLYKEAILEVRSRRYDEARRLLMELLQRVPESWQARQALAKVHVIQGRRPEALKLLEEAVAIAPKDPAPANDLAQLLMRSQSLARAREVLQRVLAEYPDHADTHLNLAIALARSAREPAQRHAEKALELGSPEVQEQARRLLGKLRASA from the coding sequence ATGACACCCACGAAAGCAGGCGCCCAAGGCACGCGCCCCCTGCCACAGACCCGGCCCGATGAGCTCATCCGGCAATGCCTCTCGACCCTGGCCAGCGAGCCGAAGGATGTTTCGAGCCTCGTCGGTCTGATGCAGGCCTGCTCGAGCCTGGGTGCTTGGGAGGAAGTGGCGTATACGGCGCGAAGAGTGCTGGCGGTGGTGCCAACGCACCCGGAGGCCCAGGCTCATCTGGCCATGTTGCAGGCCCTCGAGGGGGACGCCAAGGCCGTCGAGCGGCTCAAGTCGCTCGCCAGCCGTGCGGAGACCGGTTTCCATCCGAGGTTCGATCTGGGGATCGTCCTGGACTCCTTGACGGACACTGCCGGTGCGAAGGCCGCGTTCGAGTCAGCCCGGAAGGTCGAACCCCAGAACCCGCGGGCTCACTTCGAGCTCGGGAAGATCGCGCTCCAAGAGCAGGACTGGGCCACGGCGGTCACCCGTTTCCAGGAGGCCGCGCGGCTCGCGCCGCAGTCCGGTGCCCCCTGCTTGCTGCTCGCGCGCGCCCATGTGGGGCAGGGAAAGCTCGACCTCGCCGTCAAGGCGGCGGTCGAAGCGCACGAGCGGGAGCCCGCGTTGGTGGAGCCCCTCGAGGATCTCTACAGCTATCTGATGGTGGGCGAGGACCTGGACCATGCGCGCAAGATCGTCCGCGAGCTGCGACGCCGGGCCCCCTCCAATACGGACTACCTTTACAAGGAAGCCATCCTGGAGGTGCGGAGCCGCCGGTATGACGAGGCCCGGCGGCTGCTGATGGAGTTGCTGCAACGGGTGCCGGAGTCATGGCAGGCCCGCCAGGCACTCGCGAAGGTCCATGTCATTCAAGGCCGGAGGCCCGAGGCCTTGAAGTTGCTGGAAGAGGCCGTTGCCATCGCCCCCAAGGATCCCGCTCCCGCCAATGATCTGGCGCAACTGCTGATGCGCAGCCAGTCCCTCGCACGTGCACGCGAGGTTCTCCAGCGGGTGCTCGCCGAGTACCCGGACCATGCGGACACGCACCTCAACCTGGCGATTGCCCTGGCCCGGAGCGCCCGGGAGCCGGCACAGCGGCATGCCGAGAAGGCTCTGGAGCTCGGGTCTCCCGAGGTCCAGGAGCAAGCCAGGCGCCTTCTGGGGAAGCTCCGGGCCTCCGCTTGA